From a single Sphingobium sp. genomic region:
- a CDS encoding extensin family protein, translating to MSRSIAILLLALLVTACGGRSDRETVRRDNDAFRTDLSRQCLASLKAAEVRFTPLPNQNFAGGCRTIDTIKLMSFSPEATNLGPMTCPLAANFAAWAKHAVRPAAQAYLGSEVVRIETMGTYNCRNVNGGRSGKLSEHAFGNAVDISAFILRDGRRVSVLNGWNGRSDERAFLRRLHQSACKRFGTVLGPDYNSAHANHFHFDMAQSMNDGSAYCR from the coding sequence ATGTCGCGTAGCATCGCCATTCTTTTGCTCGCCCTTTTGGTCACCGCTTGCGGCGGCCGTTCAGATCGCGAAACGGTCCGGCGCGACAATGATGCTTTCCGCACTGACTTGTCCCGACAGTGCCTTGCATCATTGAAAGCGGCAGAAGTGCGTTTCACGCCGCTTCCAAACCAGAACTTCGCCGGTGGATGCCGCACGATCGACACGATCAAGCTCATGTCCTTTTCGCCCGAAGCGACCAATTTGGGTCCAATGACCTGCCCTTTGGCTGCCAACTTCGCGGCCTGGGCAAAACATGCTGTCCGCCCCGCCGCCCAAGCCTATCTGGGCAGTGAGGTCGTGCGGATCGAAACCATGGGAACCTATAACTGCCGCAACGTCAATGGCGGCCGCAGCGGCAAGCTTTCCGAACATGCTTTTGGCAATGCCGTGGACATTTCCGCCTTCATATTGCGCGACGGCCGGCGCGTTTCTGTGCTGAACGGATGGAACGGCCGCAGTGACGAACGCGCATTTCTGCGTCGTTTGCATCAATCCGCCTGCAAGCGCTTTGGCACGGTATTGGGGCCCGATTATAACAGCGCGCATGCCAACCATTTTCATTTCGACATGGCGCAATCCATGAATGATGGCAGTGCTTATTGTCGATGA
- a CDS encoding LOG family protein, with protein sequence MTQKDLQDRRFYKAKQEAKFAKDLTPETPQTLSKSYKLAFQDSEFLLREELRPVRFQLELLKPEMLLDEAAVASTLVIYGSARIPAPDAVDALFVNATDDRERTIAERMKEKSQYYEEARKLAQLASSSHIKDEDGKRHFVVCSGGGPSIMEAANRGARDVGADTIGLNIVLPHEQAPNEYVTPDLSFRFHYFALRKMHFLLRARAVAVFPGGFGTFDEFFELLTLVQTGKIEPMPILLFGKQFWERVVNFEELMLEGVISPKDLDLFQMVETAEQAWAEIVAFYDLEECD encoded by the coding sequence ATGACACAAAAAGATTTGCAAGATCGCCGCTTCTACAAAGCGAAACAAGAAGCCAAGTTTGCCAAAGACCTAACGCCGGAAACTCCGCAAACCCTCAGTAAATCCTACAAGCTGGCATTTCAGGACAGTGAATTTCTGCTCCGCGAAGAATTGAGGCCGGTGCGCTTTCAGCTCGAGTTGCTGAAACCCGAAATGCTTCTGGATGAAGCGGCTGTTGCCTCCACCCTCGTGATTTACGGGTCCGCCCGCATCCCCGCGCCCGATGCTGTTGATGCACTTTTCGTCAACGCGACCGATGACCGCGAACGGACCATCGCAGAGCGCATGAAGGAAAAGTCACAATATTATGAAGAGGCCCGAAAATTAGCCCAATTGGCGAGCAGCAGCCACATCAAGGACGAAGATGGCAAACGCCATTTCGTAGTCTGTTCCGGCGGAGGGCCGTCAATCATGGAAGCTGCAAATCGCGGCGCGCGCGATGTGGGCGCAGACACGATCGGGCTAAACATCGTCCTGCCGCACGAACAGGCACCCAATGAATATGTGACTCCGGACCTCAGCTTCCGTTTCCACTATTTTGCGCTGCGTAAGATGCACTTCCTGTTGCGCGCCCGCGCCGTCGCGGTCTTCCCGGGCGGATTTGGCACCTTTGACGAATTTTTCGAACTGCTGACACTGGTCCAGACTGGCAAGATCGAACCGATGCCGATCCTGCTGTTTGGCAAGCAGTTCTGGGAACGGGTGGTGAATTTTGAGGAATTGATGCTTGAAGGGGTGATCAGCCCCAAGGATCTTGACCTTTTCCAGATGGTCGAAACCGCCGAACAAGCGTGGGCCGAAATCGTAGCGTTTTACGATCTGGAGGAATGCGACTGA
- a CDS encoding cytochrome c family protein has translation MKVRLTVVALTLALAACGGGGQQEAAAPEGGASATAGADPAASTAMAGEKSFAKCAACHKVQKDALHGVGPNLHGIVGKAVGSADGYNYSVAMKTHGGVWDAATLDAYLENPRKAIPGTKMAFAGINNAEERKILIDYLAAQK, from the coding sequence ATGAAGGTCCGGCTGACGGTCGTCGCACTCACACTGGCTCTTGCGGCCTGTGGCGGTGGCGGTCAGCAGGAAGCCGCAGCGCCTGAAGGCGGTGCGTCGGCAACCGCCGGCGCCGATCCTGCTGCGTCGACAGCAATGGCGGGTGAAAAGAGCTTCGCCAAATGCGCCGCCTGTCACAAGGTTCAGAAGGACGCACTGCATGGTGTTGGCCCGAACCTGCACGGCATTGTCGGCAAGGCAGTCGGTTCCGCAGACGGCTATAATTACTCCGTGGCGATGAAGACGCATGGCGGCGTATGGGATGCTGCTACGCTCGATGCGTATCTGGAAAATCCGCGTAAGGCGATTCCGGGGACGAAGATGGCATTTGCCGGCATCAACAATGCCGAAGAGCGCAAAATCTTGATCGATTATTTGGCCGCGCAAAAATAA
- a CDS encoding cytochrome c family protein: MADRNNTIAGWVLAAGIVALGGSILFGKIIHGDVPGEGKQGYVIQGVESGEGGGEAAVPLATLLASADIAKGEAIYKKCMACHTINQGGANGIGPNLYAVMGQKHGHIAGFAYSEALLKAPGMWDWENMDRWLANPKKYAPGTKMSFAGLGNPEERASLLLYLNAQGSNLPLPPPPAAAPAEGEAAAAPAEGEAEAAAAAPAAAEAPAK; the protein is encoded by the coding sequence ATGGCAGATCGCAACAATACCATCGCAGGTTGGGTGCTGGCAGCGGGCATCGTGGCACTCGGTGGTTCCATCCTGTTCGGCAAGATCATCCACGGCGATGTGCCCGGTGAGGGCAAGCAGGGTTATGTGATCCAGGGCGTCGAGAGCGGTGAAGGCGGCGGTGAAGCTGCCGTGCCTTTGGCCACTTTGCTCGCCTCTGCCGACATAGCGAAAGGCGAAGCCATTTATAAGAAGTGCATGGCCTGCCATACAATCAATCAAGGCGGTGCCAATGGCATCGGTCCCAACCTCTACGCTGTCATGGGACAGAAGCATGGTCATATTGCCGGTTTCGCTTACTCCGAAGCGTTGCTGAAGGCACCCGGCATGTGGGACTGGGAAAATATGGACAGGTGGTTGGCCAACCCCAAAAAATATGCCCCCGGCACCAAGATGAGCTTTGCCGGCCTCGGCAATCCTGAAGAGCGCGCGTCACTCTTGCTGTATCTGAACGCGCAGGGCTCGAACCTGCCACTCCCGCCGCCGCCGGCTGCTGCACCTGCTGAAGGTGAGGCTGCCGCTGCTCCTGCCGAGGGTGAAGCCGAGGCTGCTGCTGCCGCTCCCGCTGCTGCAGAGGCTCCCGCGAAATGA
- a CDS encoding prephenate dehydratase: MESYPKSALNLVREMTAEAIATPARAVAFQGAPGANSHLAALEVDPDCLPLPCFSFEDAIDAVKEGRADRAVIPIENSLHGRVADIHFLLPESGLSIIGEHFMRIRHCLLAKSADAKLTTAMSHPQALGQCRHYLRAKGITPIAYADTAAAAAFVADGDDLGASAVAPPIAAELYGLHMIEHGIEDDDRNTTRFVVLSRDAAVPDQDAGQLMTTFIFEVKNIPAALYKAMGGFATNGINMTKLESYQNGASFSATEFFADIEGAPGDPAVDRALDELRFHCNKVRLLGTYPQARKRG; encoded by the coding sequence ATGGAAAGCTATCCAAAGAGCGCTCTCAACCTTGTCCGCGAAATGACGGCAGAGGCAATTGCAACCCCGGCGCGCGCAGTTGCGTTTCAGGGTGCGCCAGGGGCAAACTCGCATCTAGCGGCACTTGAAGTTGATCCGGATTGCCTTCCCTTACCCTGTTTTTCGTTCGAGGACGCCATTGACGCAGTGAAGGAAGGCCGCGCTGATCGCGCTGTCATCCCCATTGAAAACTCGCTGCATGGCCGCGTTGCCGACATCCATTTCCTGCTGCCGGAAAGCGGGCTTTCGATCATAGGCGAGCATTTCATGCGGATACGCCACTGCCTTCTGGCTAAAAGTGCGGATGCCAAACTCACCACAGCGATGAGCCATCCGCAAGCGCTGGGCCAATGCCGCCATTATCTTCGGGCAAAGGGGATCACGCCTATTGCCTATGCCGACACAGCTGCGGCCGCCGCCTTTGTTGCCGACGGCGATGATCTGGGCGCTTCGGCTGTCGCTCCGCCCATCGCGGCCGAATTATATGGCTTGCACATGATCGAGCATGGCATCGAGGACGATGATCGCAATACCACCCGTTTTGTTGTGCTATCGCGCGACGCCGCTGTACCAGATCAAGATGCGGGCCAGTTGATGACGACATTCATCTTTGAGGTGAAGAACATTCCCGCCGCACTCTATAAAGCAATGGGCGGCTTTGCGACCAACGGCATCAATATGACCAAGCTGGAGAGCTATCAGAATGGCGCGAGCTTTTCTGCAACCGAATTCTTCGCGGATATCGAAGGTGCGCCCGGGGACCCAGCGGTTGACCGCGCGCTTGATGAATTGCGTTTCCATTGCAACAAGGTTCGCCTGTTAGGCACCTATCCGCAGGCCCGCAAAAGGGGCTAG
- a CDS encoding acyl-CoA desaturase translates to MPKGTTGLYPTDRQWELADKGQPHPGVLIGGPTARSKQLEYSILAILQVGGALAAVWWLFTNPSGWVEWSAFISGYLIINYGLSCGFHRYFTHRSFETSLWMRYLIGICGQMACQGSVKKWAADHRRHHAFSDEVGDLHSPHVDGHGRRMGPFKGLLISHLGWLWDNAHTDMRLYGKGLVGDPVVEFCHRTRWFWVAFSLVLLPAAWALAFGGPEHVVGTVLIGGFLRTFIFLNGVMGTNSLAHYFGYRRYHDVGKATNNWFITILTLGDGWHNNHHAQPRAASNRVGWWELDFNGWTIETLGKMGLVWNVQKRDKNRPAGFPEPHEMVGKPVMAFAEPEKAQTKADELVA, encoded by the coding sequence ATGCCGAAAGGCACCACGGGACTTTATCCGACTGATCGGCAGTGGGAACTTGCCGACAAGGGGCAGCCCCATCCGGGCGTATTGATTGGCGGCCCTACTGCGCGATCCAAACAGCTTGAATATAGCATTCTTGCGATCTTGCAGGTTGGAGGTGCCTTGGCGGCGGTCTGGTGGCTGTTCACAAACCCAAGCGGGTGGGTGGAATGGTCGGCCTTCATTTCCGGCTATCTGATCATCAATTATGGGTTGTCCTGCGGTTTTCACCGCTATTTCACACACCGCTCCTTCGAAACATCCCTGTGGATGCGCTATCTGATCGGCATTTGCGGGCAAATGGCCTGTCAGGGGTCTGTCAAGAAATGGGCCGCCGACCACAGGCGGCACCATGCCTTTTCCGATGAAGTGGGCGATTTGCACAGCCCGCATGTTGACGGCCATGGTAGGCGGATGGGCCCGTTCAAGGGATTGCTGATTTCGCATCTCGGCTGGTTATGGGATAATGCCCACACCGACATGCGTCTTTATGGTAAGGGTCTGGTCGGCGATCCCGTCGTAGAGTTCTGTCATCGCACCCGCTGGTTCTGGGTTGCCTTCTCACTGGTCCTTCTGCCCGCTGCATGGGCACTTGCCTTTGGCGGACCGGAACATGTCGTCGGCACCGTGCTGATCGGCGGGTTTTTACGCACCTTCATTTTCCTGAACGGGGTGATGGGCACCAACAGCCTTGCGCATTATTTCGGCTATCGCCGCTATCATGATGTGGGCAAGGCCACGAACAACTGGTTCATCACCATCCTCACACTGGGCGATGGCTGGCACAATAACCATCACGCACAGCCCCGCGCGGCCTCCAATCGGGTCGGCTGGTGGGAACTGGATTTCAACGGCTGGACGATCGAAACGCTGGGCAAGATGGGGCTGGTCTGGAACGTCCAGAAACGCGACAAGAATCGCCCTGCCGGTTTTCCTGAGCCGCATGAGATGGTCGGGAAGCCGGTGATGGCCTTTGCCGAACCGGAAAAGGCGCAGACAAAGGCGGACGAATTGGTGGCCTAG
- a CDS encoding lipocalin family protein codes for MMKKILAFLLLALPLAACSTLEAGPVGNTAVPQPAKAVDLDRYLGRWYELARYEAGFQKGCEGVTADYSLSGPGQIKVLNSCRKNGLGGKLTSATGKAKIVEGSGNAKLRVSFFGPFYGDYWVLDRADDYSWAIVGEPSGRYLWLLHRQPKPGEAALDAMKQRAATLGYDVNLLRVTQQPGAN; via the coding sequence ATGATGAAAAAAATCCTCGCGTTTCTGCTCCTTGCCTTGCCTCTCGCTGCCTGTTCAACGCTGGAGGCTGGGCCAGTCGGCAACACGGCCGTGCCGCAGCCTGCCAAGGCAGTCGACCTCGATCGCTATCTCGGTCGCTGGTACGAACTTGCCCGCTATGAGGCCGGCTTTCAAAAAGGCTGCGAAGGCGTGACGGCGGATTACAGCCTGTCTGGCCCCGGGCAGATCAAGGTTCTCAACAGCTGTCGCAAGAACGGCCTTGGCGGAAAGCTGACGAGCGCGACAGGCAAGGCCAAAATCGTCGAAGGATCGGGCAATGCCAAATTGCGCGTTTCCTTTTTTGGCCCATTTTATGGCGATTATTGGGTACTCGACCGGGCTGATGACTATAGCTGGGCGATCGTTGGAGAGCCGAGCGGGCGCTATTTGTGGCTGCTGCATCGCCAGCCAAAACCGGGCGAGGCTGCGCTTGATGCGATGAAGCAGCGGGCCGCGACCTTGGGTTATGACGTCAATTTGTTGCGCGTGACGCAACAGCCAGGCGCCAACTGA